The DNA sequence GAGCGTCGGACCACCGGCGAGAAGCGGCCGACCGCGGACGGCTACTGGCGCGTGGACGGCTACGGCACCGTCCTCGCCCTACGGAACGGAATCCTCCAGGAGTATCAGACGACCTCCGTGAGCTGCCTCAAGGGCGACTCGGCCCGGCGCACGGGCAACGGGCGTTACACGGCGGCCGACGGCAGCGTCCGCACCGTCCGCACCGGGCCCGGCAAGGACCGGGCGACCCTGAGCTTCGACAGCTCCGTGGGCCACCGCGCCCTGCGGCGCGTCCAGGCGCTGCCGGACGACTGCACGCGCCCCGCCCCGAAGGGGCCCCGTGCCGCCTTCGACGTGTTCTGGCAGTCCTTCGCGGAGAACTACCCGTTCTTCGCGGCCAAGGGCGTCGACTGGGACGCCGTGCGCGAGCGCTACCGCCCCCAGGTGCACACGGACACCACGCGCAAGGAACTGTTCTCGATCTTCAGCAAGATGGTGAAGCCGCTCCACGACGCCCACGTCGCGGTCATCGACGGCAAGCGCGTCTACGCCGAGGTCCGCCCCGGCACCGTCATGCCCTCGAAGAAACTCGACACCAAGGTCAAGAAGTTCATCGAGAAGCGCGACCTGAAGCACGCCACGTACCGCAAGGACTTCGCGGGCGGCCGGATCACCTACGCCGACCTGCCCGGCGGCCAGGGCTATCTGCGGATCTCCGGCTTCGCCGGATACGCGCCCCAGGGCGCTCCGTTCGCCGCGCACCTGGCCGAGCTGGACCGGGCGCTCGACACCGTCCTCACCAAGGACCGCACCCAGCGCCTCAAGGGCCTGATGATCGACCTGCGCGTCAACGGCGGCGGCTCCGACCTCCTGGGCATCCGCATCGCCGAGCGCCTCACCGACACGCCCTACGTCGCGTACTCCAAGCGCGCCCGCAACGACCCCGCGGACCCGGGCAAGCACACCCGCCCCGAGCCCATCCGCGTCCGCCCGGCCGACGCTCCCCGCTACACCGGCCCGATCGCCCTGCTGACCGGCGGCTCGACCGTGAGCGCGGGGGAGACCTTCACACAGGCCCTGATGGACCGGCCCGGCAGGACCGTGCGCGTGGGCCGGCCCACCCAGGGCGTGTTCTCCGACGTCCTGGCGCGCGACCTCCCGGGCGGCATGGCCGTCTGGCTGCCGAACGAGGAGTTCCTCACCCGCACGGGCCGCACCTTCGACGGCACCGGCGTCCCGCCGCACCTGAGCGAACCCGTCTTCACCAAGGAGGAGTTCGCCAAGAACCGCGACTCGGCCTTCGACCGGGCCCTGCGCGTCCTGACCGCGCGGTGACCGAGGGGAACACCAACCAGAGCCTCACGCAGATGTCTTGATGGACCGTCAGCGAACATGTTGGATGTCGCGAACACTTCGACACCGAGGGTGTTCCCGTCAACCACCGGAGGTCCGCCATGGCTCCGCGCCGCGTGCGCCGCCTCGTCCCGGCCGTGCTCCTCGCCGTCGCCCTCCTGGGCGGGGTGCTGACCCCCACCGCCCAAGCCGGTCCCCCCACCGTCCAGGCCGGGCCCGCGGCCGCGCGGGCCGACGACAGCCCGCGCGCCGGAGCCGGGGGCACCTCGCCCCCGGCCGGAGCCACCGACATCCCCCGCCTCACCGACCGCCGCGGCCGCACTCTCACGCTCCGCGGCTGGAACGTCGAGGACAAGACCCACCAGGGTGACGAAGCACTCAGCGCGATCACGGAACGCCACTTCAGGGACCTGCGCGCCCGCGGCTTCAACGTCGCCCGCCTCCTCGTCTTCTGGGACGACCTGGAGCCGCGCCGCGGCCACTACAGCCACCGCTATCTGCGCAAGATCCAGCGCATCCTCGGCTGGGCGCACAAGCACCGCGTCCAGGTCGTCCTCGACGCCCACCAGGACGTGTTCGGACCCGCCTTCGGTCACCGCGGAATCCCCCGCTGGGCGACGCGGACCGACGGGCTTCCGTTCACCCCGCACCCCGACGACTGGTTCGCCGAGTACTTCGAGCCCGCCGTCCAGCGCGCCTTCACGCACCTCTACGAGGACGCGGACCTGCGCACCGCCCAGGTCCGCATGTGGCGCCTGATCGCCGACCGCTTCGGCGGCCACCCGGCACTGCTCGGCTACGACCTCATCAACGAGCCCATGGGCGAACTCCGCCCCGGCGAGGGCCTGGCGACCGCCGCCCGCCGCATCGAGGCGACCCAGCTCACCCCCCTGTACAACCGGCTCGCCGACGCCATCCGCACCCGGGACCACGCCACCTGGCTGTTCGTCGAGCCGACCCCGATCGTCGGCGAAGGCGTCCCCACGGGGCTCGGCCGGATCGACGACGAACGGGTCGTGTACGCGCCGCACTTCTACAACACGGCGATGGAGGCGGGCGCCGACTACGACCCGTCGGCGGGCTGGATCGAGGCGTACGAGCGGGCCGTCACCGCCTACCCGCGCGAGCACGGGCTGCCGGTCGTGGTGGGGGAGTGGGGCCCCCTGAACAACGGTCTGCCGAACATGCGCCGCTTCTACGACGACGCCCTCGCCTCGCTGAACCGCTACTCCTCCGGCTGGGCGGGCTACGTGTGGTGCTACGGCGGCGGCTACTGCGCGCTCGACCCCGACGGCCGCTTCCGCACGAACAAGGAGCGCACCGCGACGCCCTACGCCCCCGCGGTCGCCGGAACCGTGCGCGAGGACGTCCACGACCCGGGCACCGCCACCTACCGCCTCTCCTACCGGGCCACGCGCCGCCCCGGCACCACCGAGCTCTCCCTGCCGCCGAGCCCCACCGGATGGCGCGTCCAGGTCTCCGGCCGCGGGGCGCACGCCAGCGCAGACAGCGTGCCCGCGGGACGGGCGGGCCAGGTGAAGGTGTGGGCGGCCCGCCACGAGGCGGTCGACGTACGGGTCACACCCGGCCCGGGTCACGGCCCGCACGAGTCACCCGAGCGGAAGGCGGACTGAGAGGGGCGTGCCAGGCGCGAACCAGGGGCGCGCGGACCGGCTGCCCGCTCCTGCTTCCCGGTCGTCTGGGACCGTGTCCCCTGGGTGTCTCCACCCCCGTCCGGAACCGTGGCACCCATGACCACCACACGCATGAAGGCGGCGCGCGTCGGCCGGGCGGCCCTCGCCGCCGCTGCCGCCCTCGCCGTCTTCACCGCCCTGCCCACCAGCACCGCCCACGCCGCCGACGGCATCTTCTTCTACCACTCGCCCGAGTCCGGTGACCTGGAGATCGAGGACCCGGACAACGGCGAGTGCTACCTCCTGCTCCAAGGCGCCGACGCCGTCTACAACGACACCGACACCGAGGCCACCGTGTACTACGACCACGGTTGCGAGGAAGCCGCGGAAACCCTGGAGGCCGGTGAGGAGCGCGGCTACTTCGAGCCCCTTCCGCACAGCGTGAAGTTCGGCTGAGAGCCATCCCCTCAGGACGGCGGGGCCGCCCCTCCTTGGCCCCGCCGTCCACCCCTAGCCGGCGAGCCCCCGCAGCAACTCGGGCAGCGCCGTGCCGATCGGCTCGCGCACCACCTCCGCGGCCCGGTCGTCGTACGGAGTCGGCTCGGCGTTGACGATCACGAGGCGCGCACCGAAGTCGGCGGCGAGGCCCGCGAGCCCCGCCGCGGGCTGCACCTGAAGGCTCGTGCCCACCGCGATGAACACCTCGCAGGCCTTGGTGATCGCCACGGCGTCGCCGAGCACCTCCGGATCGAGCCGCTCGCCGAACATCACCGTCGCCGACTTGAGGACGCCCCCACATGTGGTGCACGCCGGATCCGGCTCGCCCGCCTCGACCCGGGCGAGCGCCTCCTCCATCGGCCCGCGCGCACCGCACCCGGCGCACACCACGGAGCGCGCCGAGCCGTGCAGTTCGAGCACCTTGCGGTCCGGCATCCCGGCCAACTGGTGCAGCCCGTCCACGTTCTGCGTGATCACCCGCACCGGGACGCCGGAGCGCTCCAACTCCACCACCGCGTGGTGCGCCGCGTTCGGCCGGGCCCGCAGCGTCCGGTTCTCCCGCCGCATCTGCCACGACCTGCGCCGGATCTCCGGGTCGCCCATGTAGTACTCGTACGTCACGAGCTTCTCGGCCTCGGGGTCGCGCCGCCACAGGCCGTTGGGCCCGCGGTAGTCCGGGATGCCGGAGTCCGTGGAGATGCCGGCTCCGCTGAGAAGGGCGACGAGAGGCTTGCTCATGCCGCCGAGGGTAAGGCGCGGGGGCGCGCCGCGGCGAACGGATTCCGCCGGGCGCACCGCGTCGCGCCCGCGCCCGGCCCGGCGGCGCGCCTCCGGCCGCCTCCGGCTCGTCCGATGGGGTGAGCTGCGCGCATCGATCCCCGCGCGCTCCCGCCGCACAGGGATCCTGAGTCGGAAGCGGCGTGCGGGCAGGAGCTGGCATGAAGGCCGAAATTGACAGCGACGACAGCGTCCGGCGTGCGATAGAACCATGGATCACACATCCCAGGGCGCATCTCACTTCGCTTCCGTGGCGGCTCTGCCACGCCTCACTCCGGCGACGGCGTGGGCACACCGCTCCCTCCTCCCACCGCACGCCAGGCCGGTCGGCCGCGACGCCGGCGTCCTGACACGCCTCCCTCCACCACTCCCGCGACACACCATGCCGCCCTACGGGGTCCTCGGACCCGGCAATGGGAGAACCCATGTCCGTGCCACCGCCGCCGCAGCCCTACCGCCTGCTGCGCGCCACCGACCTCCTCGACCTGCACTTCCGCTTCCTGGGCCTGCGCCTGGAGAAGCCCGTGCTCGGCCCCCGTCAACTGGTCCGCGCGGAGCCGGACGAGCCGGGCCACCTCGTCGTCACCTTCGGCCCCCAGCACGTCGTCGAGCAGGCGTTCTTCGAGATCAGCCCCGGCCTCCCCGAAGCCGCCCAGGACGCCGCCCTCGCGGGGAGCGAACCGCACAAGCCGCCGCCCGTGGCCTCCCGCATCGGCGGCCGCAGCGTCCTGGTGTTCGAGGTGGGTGCCCAGAAGACCGTCACCTACACCGACACCGGCCTGCTCACCGCGATGCGGGAGCTGCCCCTGCGCGTCGTCGACGCCGCCCGCGCACCGGCCGCCGCGACGGGCCTGCACCAGGCCGTGACCAGCGCGCCGGACAACGTCTTCCACGCCCTGCGCCTGGCCCGCACGGTGGCGGAGCTCACGGCGCGGCACGGCGCCGACGCACCCGTCGACGCGGGACTGCGCGCCGCCCCGGCCGCGGAGCCCGCCGCCGGAGCCCGGCCCGAGAACCCGCTCGCGAACCCGGACGACCCGAAGACCGGCATCGAACTGCCCTACCGGCTCCTGCTGTCGCCGCCGCAGGGCGCCACCTGGTCCCACAGCACCGAACTCGCCGACCCCACCGGCCGCGTCGAACTGTGGCACACCCGCCTGCCCGCCACCGGTGCCCGCGCCGTCTGGACGCGCGACCCGGGCTTCGACCCGGCCGTCCCCCACCCCCTTGACCCCACCGGCAACGACTTCATCATGGCCATGACCCCCGAGGACCGGTCATCCGTGGTGCACCTCAGCTCCAACACCCAGCTGCCGGGGGGCTTTCAGCCGACACCGTTGACCGGTGACAACCTCATGCTGTCCGCCATGGGCGGCTGGCTCGACTCCCTGGGGCGCTGGGACCGGCCGCCCGCCGGCTTCGAGGTCACCCAGTGGCGCCACCGCGCGTCCCTGGGCCGCGACCACTACGTACGCGTCATGTACCGGGGCCGTCTCTTCCCCTTCGGTCATCTGGCGGACCTCGTCAAGGTCACCGAGCGCAAGTTCGACCGCGATAGGCCCGACCACGCGGCCTACCTCAACCAGCGGTTCTTCATCATGGTGCGCGAGCCGGTCCGCCGCTACGGCGCGCCCGAGGACACCGAGGAACTGAAGCGGCTGCGCCGCCTCTTCCCGTTCACCAGCGTCCGCCTGCTCACCCTCGTCACCCCCGACCTGCACGCGCCACGCCCCTTCCCCGGCCTTGCCGAAGCCCTTGAGGACCCGCCCAACAAGAGGCTCGCCTTCTTCCCGGAGACCGACGAGGAGGTGCCCTTCCAGTTCCAGGTGAGCATGACCGACCTCGACGGCCGCCTCGTGGAGTTCCGCACGCCCATGGCCTTCGTCGGCAAGAACCTGTACGAGAGCCGTGCCGACGTGGAGAACTTCGTCGCCCGCTACACACCGGCCCTGACCGCGCCGAGCCCCGCGCCGCCCGACCTGAGCCACGACGAGGTCAAGCGCGTCGTCGCCGACGTACGCGGCCAGGCCATCGCCTACGCGCCGAGCCACAAGCCGGACGACACGACCCTCTCCACCGGCCAGCTCGTCTGGGGCGCCGCGAACACCCCGGCGTCCGCCCCCGCCGATGAGCCCCTGTTCCTGCCCACCGTGCGCTGGGCACGGGCCGTCGTGCCCGCCCTCAGCCGCTTCGGCACCGGCTCCGGCGGGGACCGGCCGCAGTCGGTGTTCCACCCCGAGCCGTACGTACGCGATGCCTTCACCGACGCGAACAAGGGCCAGCTGTTCATCGAACTCGTCGAGCCCTTCGACCTGACCTTCAGCGGGGGAGGACAGAGCGCCGGAGCCCTCGCCCAGCCGAACTTCTCCGTCGCGGGTCTGTCCCGGCTGACCGGCCCGGTCGCCGCCGTCCCCGCCACGTCCCTCGGGCCCGCCGCCGACCCGGCCGACAAGTGGGTCAACCTCCTCCAGGGCCGGTTCAACCCGCTCGACTACTTCAAGCAGATCGCCGACGCCAAGCTGTTCGGAATGTTCCCGCTGTGGGAGATCCTCAAGGAGGTCGGCCTCGACAAGCTCAAGGCGCCGAACTTCCTCACGGCGACCGTCAACGCCGTCACCGGCTTCCTCAGCGATCTGCGCGGTCTGCGCGACACCCTGGCAAGCGTCCAGGAGCAGTTCCCGGAGACCGCCGACCGCGTCACCCGCGTCGTCGACACCGCGACACGCTTCGTCGAGGTGCTCCTCGCCTACATCACCAGCAACGTGGAACACCGTCCCGATCCCACGCGCATCGAGGACGTCGACACCGCCTTCCGCGCCTTCGCCGACGCCCTGAGGGACCTGCGCGTCAACCTGCCCGCCGGGGTCGAGACCGGGGTGCGGCAACTGCTCACCCGCATCGCCGAGGCGACGGCCACGTACGAGAACGGGGCGGGAGAAGTCCTCGCGCTGCGGGACGCCATCAAGACGGCCGCGCTCGGCGCCAAGCTGCCGGACGTCGTCAGCTCCCGCCTTCAGTGGCAGCCGGACATCAAACCGTGGGCGCCGGACCGGAAGGACCCCCCGACGCGGGAGAAGGACGCCGTCTTCTGGCCCACCGGCAAGCTGACCCTCGTCGCGGACCTGCGCGGCTCACTGCGCCCCGACGTGCCCCAGGCCGCCGACGTCACCTGCACGCTCGACAACTTCAAGCTGCGCATGGTCCCGGACTTCGAAGCGATCGCCCTGGACTTCGAGCGGATCCGCTTCACCATGCGCGCCGGGAAGAAGCCGGACGTCGAGGTGAAGTTCCGCGACCTCGAGTTCATCGGCCACCTGGAGTTCATCCAGACCCTGCGCAACCTCATCCCGCTCGACGGCTTCAGCGACCCGCCCGCCCTCACCGTGGACAGCTCCGGCATCCACGCCAACTACTCGATGCAGCTGCCCAACGCGGCCGTCGGCGTGTTCAGCCTGGAGAACCTCTCCCTGAACGCGATGCTCTCCGTGCCGTTCATCGGGAACACCCCGCTCCAGGCGGGCTTCTCCTTCTGCCGCCGCGAGGCGCCCTTCCGCCTCACCGTGTCGATGCTCGGCGGTGGCGGCTACTTCGGCATCGTCCTGAACCCCAAGGAAATCGCCGTCCTGGACGCCGCCCTGGAGTTCGGCGCCGCGGTGTCCATGAACTTCGGCGTGGCCAGCGGCAGCCTGTCCGTCATGGCGGGCGTCTACTTCCGGCTCGAAGTGCGCCACATCACGCCCGACCCGAGCAGGCCGGACCACAAGGTGAGCCGCCCGAGCGTCAAGCTCGTCGGCTACCTCCGCGCCCGCGGCGAGGTCGACGTCCTCGGCATCGTCTCCGCCTCCATCGAGCTCTACCTGGAACTCGGCTACGAGGACGGCTACGCCGTCGGCCGCGCCCGCCTCACCATCAGCATCGAGATCGGCTTCTTCGAGAAGTCCGTGACGATCCGCTGCGAGAAGAAGTTCGCCGGCAGCGGCAAGCGCGACGGGTTCGCGGGCGCCGCCCCCGCCCCCGAGCTCACAC is a window from the Streptomyces spectabilis genome containing:
- a CDS encoding cellulase family glycosylhydrolase; its protein translation is MAPRRVRRLVPAVLLAVALLGGVLTPTAQAGPPTVQAGPAAARADDSPRAGAGGTSPPAGATDIPRLTDRRGRTLTLRGWNVEDKTHQGDEALSAITERHFRDLRARGFNVARLLVFWDDLEPRRGHYSHRYLRKIQRILGWAHKHRVQVVLDAHQDVFGPAFGHRGIPRWATRTDGLPFTPHPDDWFAEYFEPAVQRAFTHLYEDADLRTAQVRMWRLIADRFGGHPALLGYDLINEPMGELRPGEGLATAARRIEATQLTPLYNRLADAIRTRDHATWLFVEPTPIVGEGVPTGLGRIDDERVVYAPHFYNTAMEAGADYDPSAGWIEAYERAVTAYPREHGLPVVVGEWGPLNNGLPNMRRFYDDALASLNRYSSGWAGYVWCYGGGYCALDPDGRFRTNKERTATPYAPAVAGTVREDVHDPGTATYRLSYRATRRPGTTELSLPPSPTGWRVQVSGRGAHASADSVPAGRAGQVKVWAARHEAVDVRVTPGPGHGPHESPERKAD
- a CDS encoding SIR2 family NAD-dependent protein deacylase, whose amino-acid sequence is MSKPLVALLSGAGISTDSGIPDYRGPNGLWRRDPEAEKLVTYEYYMGDPEIRRRSWQMRRENRTLRARPNAAHHAVVELERSGVPVRVITQNVDGLHQLAGMPDRKVLELHGSARSVVCAGCGARGPMEEALARVEAGEPDPACTTCGGVLKSATVMFGERLDPEVLGDAVAITKACEVFIAVGTSLQVQPAAGLAGLAADFGARLVIVNAEPTPYDDRAAEVVREPIGTALPELLRGLAG
- a CDS encoding S41 family peptidase, whose amino-acid sequence is MRTATVTATATAVVLALAAGAAPSAVAHERPTTGDERRTTGEKRPTADGYWRVDGYGTVLALRNGILQEYQTTSVSCLKGDSARRTGNGRYTAADGSVRTVRTGPGKDRATLSFDSSVGHRALRRVQALPDDCTRPAPKGPRAAFDVFWQSFAENYPFFAAKGVDWDAVRERYRPQVHTDTTRKELFSIFSKMVKPLHDAHVAVIDGKRVYAEVRPGTVMPSKKLDTKVKKFIEKRDLKHATYRKDFAGGRITYADLPGGQGYLRISGFAGYAPQGAPFAAHLAELDRALDTVLTKDRTQRLKGLMIDLRVNGGGSDLLGIRIAERLTDTPYVAYSKRARNDPADPGKHTRPEPIRVRPADAPRYTGPIALLTGGSTVSAGETFTQALMDRPGRTVRVGRPTQGVFSDVLARDLPGGMAVWLPNEEFLTRTGRTFDGTGVPPHLSEPVFTKEEFAKNRDSAFDRALRVLTAR